The Terriglobales bacterium genome includes a window with the following:
- the bamD gene encoding outer membrane protein assembly factor BamD, translating into MVRKIFAVLLFALILPLGAMAGLFHHSKAQNPLANLDSKQPDKVLFDRSMDFMKHSKYDQARITLQTLINTYPDSEYIARAKLAIGDAWYAEGGTTGLAQAEIEYKDFITFFPNMPEAAEAQLKVANIHYRQMEKADRDFTHAKRAEEEYQQLILQFPDSKLVPQGKQRLREVQEVLAEREFGIGKFYYMHESWPAAIARLQTAVDTYPLYSKAPEALYTLGDIYEKEIQRTRDARGLQEVLKGKLIQDFSNKATEAYSRIVLHYPMTQRASDAKRRLQALGRPIPTPSSDAVEQDKAIEASRSGPGRIDKVMSNFRRSPNVKQAAHAGEPTMTSPQETSAVAVVRETTDALKSDVSLEIRNGAPTKNDAAPNSNSQNSPAPETPAPAPQQQPVSSPAQSTPATPDTGIPELKPIEPGTSQAPPSQAGSAPTTTSNTQSQPAAPAPAPAQVNDASNPENGSAQQSNAQSQDQTGGSSSSKKGKKKGHKQ; encoded by the coding sequence CTTCTATTTGCTCTCATCCTGCCGCTCGGGGCGATGGCCGGCCTGTTTCATCACAGCAAGGCGCAAAATCCGCTGGCCAATTTGGATTCCAAACAGCCCGATAAAGTCCTGTTCGACCGCTCCATGGACTTCATGAAGCACAGCAAGTACGATCAGGCGCGCATCACGTTGCAGACTCTTATCAATACCTATCCCGATTCAGAATATATCGCGCGCGCCAAGCTGGCCATCGGCGACGCCTGGTACGCAGAAGGCGGCACCACTGGCCTGGCTCAGGCAGAGATCGAATATAAGGATTTCATCACCTTCTTCCCCAACATGCCGGAAGCCGCAGAAGCGCAGCTCAAGGTCGCCAATATCCATTACCGGCAGATGGAAAAAGCAGACCGTGATTTTACTCATGCCAAGCGCGCCGAAGAGGAATACCAGCAGTTAATTTTGCAGTTCCCCGACAGCAAGCTTGTGCCGCAGGGGAAGCAGCGGCTGCGCGAGGTGCAGGAAGTTTTAGCAGAGAGGGAATTCGGCATTGGCAAGTTCTATTACATGCATGAATCCTGGCCAGCCGCCATTGCCCGCCTGCAAACTGCAGTGGATACCTACCCCTTGTACAGCAAAGCTCCGGAAGCACTCTATACACTAGGCGACATCTACGAAAAAGAAATTCAGCGCACGCGCGATGCCCGAGGATTACAGGAAGTCCTTAAAGGAAAGCTGATCCAGGATTTCAGCAACAAGGCGACTGAAGCTTATTCCCGTATCGTTTTGCACTACCCAATGACTCAACGCGCCAGCGATGCCAAGCGCCGTCTGCAGGCCCTGGGGCGCCCCATACCTACTCCCTCGTCGGACGCAGTTGAACAGGATAAAGCCATTGAGGCCAGCCGCTCTGGCCCGGGGCGTATTGACAAAGTTATGAGCAATTTCCGTCGCTCTCCTAATGTGAAGCAGGCGGCCCACGCGGGCGAACCTACGATGACATCTCCGCAGGAAACCAGCGCGGTAGCTGTCGTCCGCGAAACCACCGACGCCCTTAAGAGCGACGTTTCGTTGGAAATCCGTAATGGTGCCCCCACGAAAAATGATGCCGCGCCCAACTCCAATTCGCAGAATTCACCTGCGCCTGAAACTCCGGCACCGGCTCCGCAGCAACAGCCCGTCTCAAGTCCTGCTCAGTCGACGCCTGCGACTCCTGACACCGGAATTCCCGAATTAAAGCCCATAGAACCCGGGACATCGCAAGCGCCCCCGTCACAGGCTGGTTCTGCACCAACCACGACTTCAAACACGCAAAGCCAGCCCGCAGCCCCGGCGCCCGCACCCGCACAGGTCAACGACGCGAGCAACCCAGAAAACGGCTCGGCTCAGCAGAGCAATGCTCAATCTCAAGATCAGACTGGGGGTTCTTCCTCCAGCAAGAAAGGGAAGAAGAAAGGACACAAACAGTAA
- a CDS encoding response regulator, which yields MALKILLADDSMTAQNMGKKILTEAGYEVVAVSNGAAAVKKIAETKPDVVVLDVYMPGYTGLEVCERVKSAIETTKIPVLLTVGKMEPFRPEEGARVKADGVIVKPFEASDLLAAVQKLEQRINSSNSKAGPAKVVVTPAQPPSDEPPEYERTLKIKTPVFDEKDESYQTWKSATAAADEPAPQVPVTGELPEEDFPSAAAEPHTVNVPTEMRASPAMGMEHLGNEVTPDAEQTTTELLERNTAYLERSTSEINPYQIMEEGVDDESTPKSGVGRFFSKAKSWFGGASALEGLEGEEGATATAHDESEAETITLSHGAVEETMETLAPTPRPGPSSAHEHEAAPVHTVGSAHDIDMETAADIHTESKADVAPHAEVSDLHLSAVVSSWEPPQPEPAPASYEPELEVVPSSAQEHIPSGTVPDLEVTSQPSTRDVPAGATGDSMLVTDVNEMSAQFPTRFGVKDAEPVPVGNAADYPELYGHTSGTVEEHASIEDTQEIDPPAELREQPETAGHTQDFEAQVASAIGSKWSEDAAAQADAGLPHTHEAALSGWSAEETHLEENEIGVSLHEEMQQQFSGEHTTVEHELDPSHSLEPTAAAPPQAAAPENGPDAQLAAAMAAAMGTEVTPALTEAVHQAFTGDATIALDKHTAVIAEIVHRVTERMKPELVAEIARELALEVKKEKKKE from the coding sequence GTGGCGCTAAAGATTTTATTGGCCGACGACAGCATGACTGCCCAAAATATGGGCAAGAAAATTCTCACGGAAGCAGGCTATGAAGTTGTGGCTGTTTCCAATGGTGCTGCTGCCGTTAAGAAAATTGCCGAAACAAAACCCGATGTAGTGGTGCTCGACGTGTACATGCCGGGCTATACCGGCCTGGAAGTGTGTGAGCGCGTAAAAAGCGCTATCGAGACCACGAAGATTCCTGTCCTGCTCACTGTCGGCAAGATGGAACCCTTCAGGCCCGAGGAGGGCGCTCGCGTCAAGGCCGACGGCGTTATTGTGAAGCCGTTCGAGGCCAGCGATCTGCTCGCCGCTGTGCAGAAGCTTGAGCAGCGGATCAATTCCTCAAACTCCAAGGCCGGCCCTGCCAAGGTGGTGGTGACTCCTGCGCAACCCCCGTCCGATGAACCGCCAGAATACGAACGCACCCTGAAGATCAAAACTCCTGTTTTCGACGAAAAAGACGAGAGTTATCAGACATGGAAATCGGCCACGGCTGCGGCGGATGAGCCAGCGCCCCAAGTGCCGGTCACGGGCGAACTCCCAGAAGAAGATTTCCCTTCGGCCGCGGCCGAGCCGCATACCGTCAATGTTCCCACTGAAATGCGAGCTTCGCCTGCAATGGGCATGGAGCATCTTGGTAATGAGGTCACGCCCGACGCCGAACAGACCACCACGGAGCTGCTGGAACGCAACACGGCTTACCTGGAAAGATCAACCAGTGAAATCAATCCCTACCAGATCATGGAGGAAGGCGTTGATGATGAATCCACACCGAAATCTGGTGTAGGAAGGTTCTTCTCAAAAGCCAAAAGCTGGTTCGGCGGCGCCAGTGCACTGGAAGGACTTGAGGGAGAAGAAGGAGCAACCGCTACAGCCCACGACGAAAGCGAAGCTGAAACAATAACCTTGTCTCATGGAGCCGTAGAAGAGACCATGGAGACTCTGGCTCCAACTCCACGTCCTGGGCCATCGTCTGCGCATGAGCACGAAGCTGCTCCCGTGCATACTGTAGGTTCCGCGCACGACATAGACATGGAGACTGCCGCAGATATTCATACGGAATCGAAAGCTGATGTCGCTCCCCACGCCGAAGTTTCCGATCTACACCTCAGTGCGGTGGTGTCTTCCTGGGAACCTCCCCAGCCTGAACCCGCGCCTGCCTCGTATGAACCGGAATTGGAAGTCGTTCCATCTTCAGCCCAAGAACACATTCCCTCTGGTACAGTCCCGGATTTAGAGGTCACAAGCCAGCCATCTACCCGTGATGTGCCCGCCGGCGCGACTGGCGATTCCATGCTGGTGACCGATGTTAATGAGATGTCAGCTCAATTCCCAACACGGTTCGGTGTAAAAGATGCCGAGCCGGTTCCGGTGGGCAACGCCGCTGATTATCCTGAACTTTACGGACACACAAGCGGAACGGTGGAAGAGCACGCCAGCATTGAGGATACCCAGGAGATTGACCCACCCGCGGAATTAAGGGAACAGCCCGAGACAGCGGGACATACGCAGGATTTTGAAGCACAGGTCGCCTCCGCAATAGGTTCCAAGTGGTCAGAAGATGCCGCTGCGCAAGCTGATGCGGGGCTTCCTCATACCCACGAAGCTGCTCTTTCCGGATGGTCGGCAGAAGAAACCCATCTTGAAGAAAATGAAATCGGGGTCTCGTTGCATGAGGAAATGCAACAGCAATTCTCCGGGGAGCATACCACCGTAGAGCACGAGCTGGACCCGTCTCATTCATTGGAGCCCACTGCGGCCGCTCCGCCCCAAGCCGCTGCTCCGGAAAACGGGCCCGATGCCCAATTGGCAGCCGCGATGGCTGCTGCTATGGGAACAGAGGTCACCCCTGCGCTGACTGAGGCCGTACATCAGGCGTTTACAGGCGACGCAACCATAGCCCTGGATAAGCATACTGCTGTGATCGCTGAGATTGTTCATCGCGTGACCGAGCGTATGAAACCCGAACTGGTAGCAGAAATCGCGCGTGAGCTCGCCTTAGAGGTCAAGAAAGAAAAGAAAAAAGAGTAG
- the gyrB gene encoding DNA topoisomerase (ATP-hydrolyzing) subunit B, translating into MASNSKVTAVATTKENTKAKKSSGENGQGDYTAESIKVLGGMEAVRKRPAMYIGSTGEMGLHHLVYEVVDNSVDEALAGFADKIDVTIHIDNSITVVDNGRGIPVDDMVIDDEKLSAAQVVMTKLHAGGKFDSSTYKVSGGLHGVGVSVVNALSYQLDLEIWRDGHVWEQTYSQGEPTSKLKKTGTTKKRGTKVHFVPDKSIFTTTEYNFDTLAQRLRELAFLNKGLLITLTDERNTDSKSGAAKSHEFKYTGGIAEFIKHLNRGKQVLHDKPIYMEAERDGVAMEIALQYNDGYSETVFCFANNINTVDGGTHLSGFRTALTRTINYAGQQLGLFKDVKENLTGDDVREGLVAVISVKLSQPQFEGQTKGKLNSDIAGIVQAFVNEKLGAFFEQHPPVARKIINKAIEAARAREAARKARDLTRRKGALDGGGLPGKLADCSERDPNRCELFLVEGESAGGTAKQGRDRRFQAILPLKGKILNVEKARYDKMLGHEEIRAMITAVGTGIGKDDFDPSKLRYGKIILMTDADVDGSHIRTLLLTFFFRHMQELLKRGHVFIAQPPLYSIKKGKSQQYIKDDREFVKVMVKRASEGMVVRYGEGAAKLEGAPLTKFMTTLNEYLSFFDKVDKRLRDARVTELLPRLGFSARTDFEGEKKTPPKKILQLEKQLKGLEKSNGVKEISLQFDAEHNLWEAHFTDAQGAERKINWELASTPEYRQMISKHKQIQEFMEPPFVVETIGRSAATAQEGEADEELSETEREALAKAGVTEKEKKAAKPAAGKKKSPVETVEKQSARELFDYVLNQGKKDFTVQRYKGLGEMTAPQLWETTLDPEKRTLLTVKMEDLAECETIFSTLMGEDVESRRKFIEENALDVKNLDI; encoded by the coding sequence ATGGCTTCCAATTCCAAAGTGACGGCAGTGGCAACCACAAAAGAAAACACCAAAGCGAAGAAATCCAGCGGTGAAAACGGCCAGGGAGACTACACCGCCGAATCTATCAAGGTCCTGGGCGGCATGGAGGCGGTGCGCAAGCGCCCGGCGATGTACATCGGCTCGACCGGCGAAATGGGTCTGCATCACTTGGTGTATGAAGTCGTGGACAACTCCGTAGACGAAGCCCTCGCCGGATTTGCCGACAAGATTGACGTCACCATCCACATTGATAACTCAATCACAGTCGTGGACAACGGGCGCGGCATCCCCGTGGATGACATGGTGATTGATGACGAAAAACTCTCCGCCGCACAGGTGGTCATGACCAAGCTGCACGCTGGCGGAAAGTTTGACTCTTCCACCTACAAAGTCTCCGGCGGATTGCACGGCGTGGGCGTAAGCGTAGTCAATGCACTTAGCTATCAGCTCGACCTGGAGATCTGGCGCGACGGGCACGTGTGGGAGCAGACCTACAGCCAAGGCGAGCCCACCAGCAAACTTAAGAAGACCGGGACTACAAAGAAGCGCGGCACCAAAGTGCACTTCGTTCCCGATAAAAGCATTTTTACCACCACCGAGTACAACTTCGATACTCTGGCGCAGCGCCTGCGCGAGCTGGCCTTTCTCAACAAGGGCCTGCTCATTACGCTAACCGATGAGCGCAACACCGATTCCAAGTCGGGCGCCGCCAAGAGCCATGAGTTCAAGTACACCGGCGGCATTGCCGAATTCATCAAGCACCTGAACCGCGGCAAGCAGGTACTGCACGACAAGCCCATTTACATGGAAGCTGAGCGCGACGGCGTGGCCATGGAAATCGCACTGCAATACAACGACGGTTACTCGGAAACTGTCTTCTGCTTCGCCAACAACATCAATACGGTCGATGGCGGCACGCACCTTTCTGGCTTCCGCACCGCGCTCACCCGCACCATCAACTATGCCGGACAGCAACTCGGACTGTTCAAAGATGTAAAAGAAAACCTCACGGGCGACGATGTGCGCGAAGGCCTGGTGGCGGTGATCAGCGTGAAGCTGTCGCAGCCGCAATTTGAAGGGCAGACCAAAGGCAAGCTCAACTCCGATATTGCCGGCATCGTGCAGGCTTTTGTAAACGAGAAATTGGGGGCATTTTTTGAGCAGCACCCGCCCGTGGCACGCAAGATCATCAATAAGGCCATTGAAGCCGCGCGCGCGCGCGAGGCCGCCCGCAAGGCCCGCGACCTGACGCGACGTAAAGGCGCGCTCGATGGGGGAGGCCTGCCAGGCAAGCTGGCCGACTGCTCGGAGCGCGATCCTAACCGCTGCGAGCTGTTCCTGGTGGAGGGCGAATCCGCCGGCGGAACCGCCAAGCAGGGACGCGACCGGCGATTCCAGGCCATCCTGCCGCTCAAGGGCAAAATCCTGAACGTGGAGAAAGCCCGTTACGACAAGATGCTGGGGCACGAGGAAATCCGCGCCATGATTACTGCGGTGGGCACCGGGATTGGCAAAGACGACTTCGATCCCAGCAAGCTGCGTTACGGCAAGATCATCCTCATGACCGATGCTGACGTGGATGGCTCGCACATCCGCACGCTGCTGCTTACTTTCTTCTTCCGCCACATGCAGGAGTTGCTGAAGCGCGGGCACGTCTTCATTGCGCAGCCGCCGTTGTACTCCATCAAAAAAGGCAAATCGCAGCAGTACATCAAAGACGACCGCGAGTTCGTGAAGGTCATGGTCAAGCGGGCCTCCGAGGGCATGGTGGTGCGCTACGGCGAGGGTGCGGCCAAGCTGGAAGGCGCTCCGCTCACCAAGTTTATGACCACCTTGAACGAATACCTGAGCTTCTTCGACAAGGTGGATAAGCGCTTGCGCGACGCGCGGGTCACCGAACTGCTGCCCAGGCTGGGGTTCAGCGCACGCACTGATTTTGAAGGGGAAAAGAAGACCCCGCCAAAGAAAATCCTGCAGCTCGAAAAGCAGCTCAAGGGCCTGGAGAAATCCAACGGCGTAAAAGAGATCAGCCTGCAATTCGATGCCGAGCACAACCTGTGGGAGGCGCATTTTACCGACGCGCAGGGCGCCGAGCGCAAGATCAACTGGGAACTGGCTTCTACGCCTGAATACCGCCAGATGATCTCCAAGCACAAGCAGATCCAGGAGTTTATGGAACCGCCCTTCGTGGTGGAAACCATCGGCCGCTCGGCTGCAACCGCGCAAGAAGGCGAAGCGGATGAAGAATTAAGCGAAACCGAGCGCGAAGCCCTGGCCAAAGCCGGTGTCACGGAAAAAGAAAAGAAGGCGGCCAAACCTGCGGCGGGCAAAAAGAAATCGCCTGTAGAAACGGTAGAGAAGCAGTCAGCGCGCGAGCTGTTCGATTACGTGCTGAACCAGGGGAAAAAGGACTTCACAGTGCAGCGCTACAAAGGGCTGGGCGAGATGACGGCTCCGCAGTTGTGGGAGACCACGCTCGATCCGGAAAAGCGCACGCTGCTGACGGTCAAGATGGAAGACCTGGCGGAGTGCGAGACCATTTTCTCGACGCTGATGGGCGAAGACGTAGAGTCACGGCGCAAGTTCATCGAAGAAAATGCCTTGGACGTGAAGAACCTGGACATCTGA